The Mauremys reevesii isolate NIE-2019 linkage group 21, ASM1616193v1, whole genome shotgun sequence genome has a window encoding:
- the LOC120388041 gene encoding maestro heat-like repeat-containing protein family member 2A, which translates to MADAVGQPRGGVPHQISNLLRLADEGGHKDIVAGIMQAARVQPAAVASRLVQILQQDEVSVGQKVAAYEGLRTVPLEQGMEAGLIGSLIAVASQQMRAAPEEASSELQAAASDTLAALAGSYFGPVMRELQKHLRPFVLPAEFTLLTLGKAMAASVYRCVPFLGITLTTMQTVMRGIDDSRRRGAFCTALECMCGAISTYVRSWERSTYPQITLQRFSAHLLPTYRYLLSAWLPSEDTEALGPVLNILLPRKDLQTQIDGDIPLLLALYGKNIEAFYITKVLGQILQASSSKNPIPEVYVAAISHTLSYQVTSKAQRPYQLCRENHTEISHVFLQLGKGVVVRGCSPDERCMGALGVTCSL; encoded by the exons gctGATGCAGTGGGACAGCCCCGTGGAG GTGTGCCCCATCAGATCTCCAACCTCCTGCGGCTGGCAGATGAGGGAGGCCACAAGGACATCGTGGCAGGCATCATGCAGGCAGCCAGGGTCCAGCCAGCTGCTGTGGCCTCCCGCCTAGTCCAGATCCTCCAGCAGGATGAG GTGTCTGTCGGGCAGAAGGTGGCGGCATACGAGGGCCTCAGGACCGTGCCGCTGGAGCAGGGGATGGAGGCAGGACTTATCGGCAGCCTCATTGCTGTGGCCTCCCAGCAGATGAGGGCGGCTCCAGAG GAGGCCTCGAGCGAGCTCCAGGCGGCTGCCAGTGATACCTTGGCCGCCCTCGCTGGCAGCTACTTCGGGCCGGTGATGCGGGAGCTCCAGAAACACCTGAGGCCCTTTGTGCTGCCAGCGGAGTTCACCCTCCTCACCCTGGGCAAGGCCATGGCGGCCAGCG TGTACAGGTGCGTCCCTTTCCTGGGCATCACCCTGACCACCATGCAGACCGTGATGCGAGGGATAGATGACAGCAGGAGACGAGGGGCCTTCTGCACCG ccCTGGAGTGCATGTGTGGGGCAATCAGCACTTAcgtgaggagctgggagaggaGCACCTATCCACAAATCACGCTCCAGCGCTTCTCTGCACACCTGCTCCCCACGTACCGGTACCTCCTCAGCGCCTGGCTGCCCAGCGAGGACACAGAG GCCCTGGGGCCAGTGCTGAACATCCTGCTGCCCAGGAAGGATCTGCAAACCCAGATCGATGGGGACATccccctgctcctggctctgtACGGGAAGAACATCGAGGCCTTTTACATCACCAAG GTTCTGGGACAGATCTTGCAGGCCTCTTCCTCCAAGAACCCGATCCCAGAGGTGTATGTGGCGGCCATCTCCCATACGCTGAGCTACCAG GTCACTTCCAAAGCTCAGCGGCCCTATCAGCTCTGCAGGGAGAACCACACAGAGATTTCCCACGTCTTCCTGCAACTCGGTAAGGGGGTGGTGGTGAGAGGCTGCAGCCCAGACGAGCGGTGCATGGG ggccctgggtgtGACCTGCTCCCTGTAG